One segment of Vibrio gazogenes DNA contains the following:
- a CDS encoding extracellular solute-binding protein has product MDNNKFSKKIAALAVTALFCSPMVLAQQSLLVWEDIQKSFGNEDAVAAFEKQHDVNVKVLEMPYGGQIESLRMDGPAGTGPDVVLIPHDQIGGAVIQGLLAPIQVDKAVTDTFTQSSIDALTYNGVLYGLPKSVETVFMVYNKDLISKLPETMDEIFELSKKFRKENKYGLLAKWDELYYTYGILNGMGGDIFGKKADGSYDPNKILLNTPGAIEGAKFIQKFYQSKVFPTGIIGNNGLNAIDSLFTSGKAAIVETGPWSLQPYKEAGINYGVAPLPKLPSGQPMGSFMGVKSYSIPTFSKNKPLAQEFITFINNYKNAKRRFELTGEVPAVKKLVNDPVIKNDPGASAVAIQSIHATSMPSIPEMNEVWGPANSALQLIATDKQDPKSALDSAVESIQMQIEANHAMMGQ; this is encoded by the coding sequence ATGGATAATAATAAATTTAGTAAAAAAATAGCTGCTCTCGCAGTGACCGCTCTATTTTGTTCGCCAATGGTGTTGGCGCAGCAATCTTTATTAGTCTGGGAGGACATTCAAAAGTCTTTTGGTAATGAAGACGCGGTTGCAGCATTTGAAAAACAACACGATGTGAACGTGAAAGTGCTTGAAATGCCATATGGTGGTCAGATCGAATCTCTGCGTATGGACGGTCCGGCGGGCACCGGTCCTGACGTTGTCTTGATTCCTCATGATCAGATTGGTGGGGCGGTGATTCAAGGTCTGCTTGCTCCGATTCAGGTCGATAAAGCGGTTACCGATACATTCACGCAATCTTCAATTGATGCATTGACATACAATGGCGTGCTCTACGGCTTGCCAAAGTCGGTTGAAACCGTATTTATGGTTTACAACAAAGACCTTATTTCGAAGCTTCCAGAAACGATGGACGAAATATTTGAGCTGTCGAAGAAGTTTCGCAAGGAAAATAAATACGGTTTGCTGGCTAAATGGGATGAGCTTTATTACACCTATGGCATTTTAAACGGTATGGGTGGCGATATTTTCGGGAAAAAAGCCGACGGCTCTTACGATCCCAATAAAATATTACTGAACACTCCCGGGGCGATAGAAGGCGCAAAATTCATTCAGAAGTTCTATCAGTCTAAAGTATTTCCGACCGGCATTATTGGTAATAATGGTCTGAATGCAATCGATTCATTATTCACATCGGGCAAAGCCGCGATTGTTGAAACTGGCCCTTGGTCACTTCAGCCCTATAAAGAAGCAGGCATCAACTACGGTGTCGCTCCACTTCCAAAATTGCCATCTGGTCAGCCAATGGGATCATTTATGGGCGTGAAGAGTTACAGCATTCCCACTTTCTCGAAAAACAAACCACTCGCGCAAGAGTTTATTACATTCATCAATAATTATAAGAATGCCAAACGCCGCTTTGAGCTGACTGGTGAAGTTCCGGCCGTGAAAAAATTGGTGAACGATCCGGTCATCAAAAATGACCCGGGTGCAAGTGCGGTTGCGATTCAGTCCATTCACGCGACCTCAATGCCTTCTATTCCAGAAATGAATGAAGTCTGGGGACCCGCAAACAGCGCATTACAGTTGATCGCGACCGATAAACAAGATCCGAAAAGTGCACTCGACTCTGCGGTAGAAAGCATCCAAATGCAAATCGAAGCGAACCACGCAATGATGGGTCAATAA
- a CDS encoding beta-galactosidase has product MNHKKHIIPKIKGLLHGADYNPEQWLDRPDILAKDIELMKQTQCNVMSVGIFSWSALEPVEGEFQFEWLDNVLDTLADNGISVLLATPSGARPAWLSARYPDVLRVNSARVKQLHGERHNHCYSSPNYREKVAIINTKLAERYSHHPAVIGWHVSNEYGGDCHCHYCQAEFREWLKNKYGSLHNLNKLWWSAFWSHTYTSWEQIESPSPIGENSVHALKLDWKRFCTDRVANFCEHEIAPLKSINPDLPTTANFMEYFYDYNYWALAKSIDVVSWDSYPLWHRDPDEVALACYIGMYHDLMRTLKNQPFLLMESTPSQTNWQPITKLKKDGVHLLSSLQAVAHGSDSVQYFQWRKSRGSVEKFHGAVIDHVGHANTRTGREVTAVGEYLQQINAVAGTGTQSEVAIIFDWENRWAMDDASGPRNEGLNYEQTVCDHYRGFWQQGISCDIIEQLCDFTPYKVIVAPMLYLIKPGVAERLEAFVEQGGTLVSTYWSGIVDHNDLCFLGGFPGGEGSPLRRTFGIWAEEIDSLYDDERVLFAMEAHSGLGFNGEFQAKHLMEHIHLETAEALAYYREDLFEGCPAITKNQLGKGCAYYIAARTETEFNQLFYTALAHLHDIRKPIDNIPYGVSVTTREDEQSRYLFMMNFMNEQQTVNVPHGEWINVNTGDAVQENILIQPYQVIVIENNK; this is encoded by the coding sequence ATGAATCATAAAAAACATATTATTCCCAAGATAAAAGGTTTGCTCCATGGGGCAGATTACAACCCCGAGCAGTGGCTCGACAGGCCGGATATTTTAGCCAAAGACATTGAACTGATGAAGCAGACACAATGTAACGTAATGTCTGTCGGTATATTCAGTTGGTCTGCACTTGAACCGGTTGAAGGGGAGTTTCAGTTTGAATGGCTGGATAACGTCCTTGATACCTTGGCAGACAATGGCATTTCGGTGCTTTTGGCGACACCAAGTGGCGCTCGTCCTGCTTGGTTGTCGGCGCGATACCCTGATGTGCTTCGGGTCAACAGTGCACGGGTGAAGCAGTTGCATGGAGAACGGCATAACCATTGTTACAGTTCGCCAAATTATCGCGAGAAGGTGGCGATCATCAATACCAAATTGGCAGAGCGTTATAGCCACCATCCTGCGGTGATCGGCTGGCACGTTTCCAATGAATATGGTGGCGATTGTCACTGTCATTACTGTCAGGCTGAGTTTCGGGAATGGCTGAAAAACAAGTACGGCTCGCTACACAATCTGAATAAACTGTGGTGGAGCGCTTTCTGGAGCCATACTTATACCAGTTGGGAACAAATTGAGTCGCCATCTCCGATTGGAGAGAATTCCGTGCACGCACTGAAGCTGGACTGGAAACGCTTCTGTACCGACCGGGTCGCCAACTTTTGTGAGCATGAGATTGCACCGCTGAAGTCGATCAATCCTGATCTACCGACCACGGCAAACTTTATGGAGTATTTTTACGATTACAACTATTGGGCGCTGGCGAAGTCAATTGATGTTGTTTCTTGGGACAGTTATCCGCTATGGCACCGTGACCCCGATGAGGTTGCACTCGCTTGCTATATCGGGATGTACCATGATCTGATGCGCACCCTGAAAAACCAGCCGTTTTTACTGATGGAATCAACCCCAAGTCAAACCAACTGGCAGCCGATTACTAAACTCAAAAAAGACGGTGTTCATTTGCTGTCTTCATTACAGGCAGTGGCGCATGGTTCTGATTCTGTTCAGTATTTTCAGTGGCGAAAAAGCCGCGGTTCCGTTGAGAAGTTTCATGGTGCCGTGATTGATCATGTGGGTCATGCCAATACGCGTACCGGCCGGGAAGTAACCGCTGTCGGTGAGTATCTGCAACAGATCAATGCTGTCGCGGGAACGGGCACGCAGTCGGAAGTCGCAATTATTTTTGATTGGGAAAACCGTTGGGCAATGGATGATGCTTCCGGCCCTCGCAATGAAGGCCTGAACTACGAACAAACGGTGTGTGATCATTACCGGGGTTTTTGGCAGCAAGGGATCAGTTGCGACATCATTGAACAGCTCTGTGACTTTACACCTTACAAAGTCATTGTTGCGCCGATGCTGTACCTCATCAAACCGGGGGTCGCTGAACGTCTGGAAGCGTTTGTTGAACAGGGCGGTACCTTAGTCTCAACATATTGGAGTGGCATCGTTGATCACAATGATCTGTGCTTCTTGGGCGGTTTTCCCGGTGGAGAAGGGAGCCCGCTGCGGCGCACATTCGGTATTTGGGCCGAAGAGATTGACTCACTCTACGACGATGAGCGCGTTTTATTTGCGATGGAAGCGCATTCCGGTCTTGGTTTTAATGGTGAGTTTCAGGCCAAGCACTTAATGGAGCATATTCATTTAGAAACGGCAGAAGCTTTGGCTTATTACCGCGAGGACTTATTCGAGGGATGCCCGGCTATCACGAAGAATCAACTCGGTAAAGGTTGTGCTTATTATATTGCGGCACGTACCGAGACAGAATTCAACCAGTTATTCTATACCGCACTTGCGCATTTACATGATATTCGCAAGCCTATTGATAATATTCCTTACGGTGTGTCAGTGACAACGCGTGAAGATGAACAGTCGCGCTATTTATTTATGATGAACTTTATGAATGAACAGCAAACTGTGAATGTGCCACACGGGGAATGGATTAATGTCAATACAGGTGATGCAGTTCAGGAGAATATATTGATTCAACCTTATCAAGTCATCGTTATCGAAAATAATAAATAA
- a CDS encoding glycoside hydrolase family 53 protein, giving the protein MNRKLKVALISAAVALAGCQSVNSSVNHRADMNTNSEGKVITTPHLRADFIRGMDISMLPEIEKLGGKYYQNGHQEDLVKILKENGVNSIRARLWVDPMSASGEVFGGGNNTLARAIELGQRAQENGMSFLLDIHYSDFWADPKKQQKPKAWQQLTFEHLTEKVYDYTAYVMKALHAKGVVPDMVQVGNELNSGMLWPDGKSWGQDGKEFDRLSRLLKSGIQAVHDNDSGKDIKIMLHLAEAGDNGLFRWWFDEITKRDVDFDVIGMSYYPWWHGPIDKVKANMNDVIRRYHKPIVLVETAFPFTTENGDSLSNSYAGSGPIEGYSVSVNGQAQYLADIMTLLNELPDEQGLGIYYWEPAWLPIDGATWSTKAGMKYSGDKGDMGNSWENQALFDFEGNALPSLKVFKGQ; this is encoded by the coding sequence ATGAATAGAAAATTAAAGGTTGCACTCATCAGTGCGGCAGTGGCTTTGGCTGGCTGTCAATCCGTGAATTCATCAGTAAATCATCGTGCAGATATGAATACCAACTCGGAGGGTAAGGTGATCACTACGCCACACCTGAGAGCTGATTTTATCCGTGGTATGGATATTTCTATGTTGCCTGAAATAGAAAAGTTAGGCGGGAAATATTACCAAAATGGTCATCAAGAAGATCTGGTCAAAATATTAAAAGAGAATGGGGTGAATTCGATCCGCGCACGTTTATGGGTTGACCCGATGTCTGCCAGCGGTGAAGTGTTCGGTGGCGGGAATAATACGTTAGCGCGTGCCATCGAGCTTGGTCAACGTGCTCAGGAAAACGGCATGTCATTCCTGCTTGATATTCATTACAGCGATTTTTGGGCGGATCCGAAGAAGCAACAAAAACCAAAAGCATGGCAGCAACTGACATTTGAGCATCTGACTGAGAAAGTCTACGACTACACCGCATATGTGATGAAAGCACTCCACGCGAAAGGTGTTGTGCCAGACATGGTTCAGGTCGGTAACGAGCTGAATAGCGGGATGCTGTGGCCTGATGGAAAGAGTTGGGGGCAAGATGGCAAGGAGTTTGACCGCCTGTCACGTCTCCTGAAATCCGGTATTCAAGCCGTGCATGATAACGACAGTGGTAAAGACATCAAAATCATGTTGCATCTCGCGGAAGCGGGAGACAACGGTCTGTTCCGCTGGTGGTTTGATGAAATCACCAAGCGCGACGTCGATTTTGATGTGATTGGTATGTCCTACTACCCGTGGTGGCATGGCCCCATCGATAAAGTCAAAGCCAATATGAATGATGTGATCCGTCGCTATCACAAGCCTATCGTATTGGTGGAAACGGCTTTTCCTTTTACCACTGAGAATGGGGACTCACTCAGTAACAGCTACGCCGGTTCAGGTCCGATTGAAGGGTACAGCGTTTCTGTCAATGGTCAGGCGCAATACTTGGCTGACATCATGACGCTGTTGAATGAACTGCCTGATGAACAAGGTTTGGGGATCTATTACTGGGAGCCGGCATGGCTACCGATTGATGGTGCAACTTGGTCAACGAAAGCTGGCATGAAATATAGTGGCGACAAAGGGGACATGGGGAACTCATGGGAAAACCAAGCGCTGTTTGATTTTGAAGGTAATGCCTTACCGTCATTGAAAGTATTTAAAGGTCAATAA
- the lamB gene encoding maltoporin LamB → MKKAILTVAILSALSATQAFAVDFSGYVRAGIGANSDGGGTKGGDEFNKSTLGRLGNEFDTYSEIGLGQELFNQDGRSMYFQSMVEMSSDGHLESENSNDDNANFGIKQLNIQAKGYIPSLPDAVIWAGKRFYQRHDIHIIDTKYWNVSGYGAGIENIKLDTGAVSAAVIRSDKDLDMGDLNTYYLDLRYAGFSPWEGAWTEFGVDYAIVNPTDEQKESAKNFDNGLMLTAELSQNFSLGYNKFVLQYMDKGLAQNAISQGGGWYDFWHGDTSQAKGFRFISTGDVNLSKNVVIDHVLTYGHVKDHDDGLGKETLFSFVARPTYIWSPYNKTMLEVGYFDQDKTNHLGSEENSSGTKFTLAHAISAGESFFARPEIRFYVTYLKDNEGKHFDNNNSNNTFNYGVQIEAWW, encoded by the coding sequence ATGAAAAAAGCAATATTGACAGTCGCTATTTTAAGCGCTTTATCTGCCACTCAAGCTTTCGCAGTTGATTTTAGTGGTTATGTTCGGGCTGGTATCGGCGCGAATTCTGATGGAGGTGGTACGAAAGGTGGCGATGAGTTTAACAAATCGACATTAGGCCGGTTAGGGAATGAGTTTGATACCTATTCCGAAATTGGTTTAGGGCAAGAATTATTTAATCAAGACGGCAGGTCAATGTATTTTCAAAGTATGGTTGAGATGTCATCAGACGGACACCTTGAATCTGAAAATAGCAACGATGACAATGCCAATTTTGGAATTAAACAGTTAAACATTCAGGCAAAGGGCTATATTCCATCGCTACCGGATGCTGTTATCTGGGCGGGGAAACGTTTTTATCAACGTCATGATATCCATATTATCGATACCAAATACTGGAATGTTTCCGGTTATGGTGCCGGTATTGAAAATATCAAGTTAGATACCGGTGCAGTGTCAGCCGCGGTCATCCGTTCCGATAAGGACTTGGATATGGGCGATCTGAATACCTACTACTTAGATTTACGCTACGCAGGGTTTAGCCCGTGGGAAGGCGCGTGGACTGAGTTCGGTGTTGACTACGCGATTGTGAATCCAACCGATGAACAAAAAGAGTCGGCGAAAAATTTCGACAACGGTTTGATGTTAACTGCTGAACTGAGTCAGAATTTTTCATTGGGCTATAACAAGTTTGTCTTGCAATACATGGACAAAGGACTGGCACAAAATGCTATCTCACAAGGCGGCGGATGGTATGACTTCTGGCATGGTGATACGAGTCAAGCAAAAGGCTTTCGTTTCATCAGTACCGGTGATGTGAACTTAAGCAAAAATGTCGTGATCGATCATGTCCTTACTTACGGTCACGTGAAAGATCATGATGACGGGCTTGGTAAGGAAACGTTGTTCTCATTTGTTGCGCGTCCGACCTATATCTGGTCGCCATACAACAAAACCATGTTAGAAGTCGGTTACTTTGACCAAGACAAAACGAATCACTTAGGTTCTGAAGAGAACTCTAGCGGTACAAAATTCACGCTTGCCCATGCCATCTCTGCCGGTGAATCTTTCTTCGCTCGTCCCGAAATTCGCTTCTATGTGACTTATTTGAAAGATAATGAAGGAAAACATTTTGACAACAACAACAGTAACAACACCTTCAACTACGGTGTACAAATCGAGGCTTGGTGGTAA
- a CDS encoding sugar ABC transporter permease, whose amino-acid sequence MSIKRNNMSIKRSNRIRLTLSYGLILLVSVIIIYPLVWTVGASFYPGNSIMGESIFPDNPTLSHYATLFANDKVAYLTWFWNSLKISFLTMALTLICVSCTSYAFSRFRFKGRKNGLMLFLLLQMIPQFSALIAIFVLAQMLGLINSHLALVLVYVGGMIPMNTYLMKGYLDAIPKDLDESAKMDGASNIRIFLEIILPISKPIIAVVALFSFTGPLGDFILATTILRTPENYTLPIGLYNLVVEKMGASYTTYAAGAVLISIPVALLYLSLQKYFVSGLTAGSTKG is encoded by the coding sequence ATGAGTATTAAACGCAATAATATGAGTATTAAACGTAGTAATCGCATTCGACTGACATTGAGCTATGGTCTGATCCTCCTGGTATCCGTGATCATTATTTACCCATTGGTGTGGACGGTCGGCGCATCATTCTATCCGGGCAACAGCATCATGGGAGAATCCATTTTTCCGGATAACCCGACGCTGAGTCATTATGCAACGTTGTTTGCGAATGACAAAGTCGCCTACCTGACTTGGTTTTGGAATAGTTTGAAAATCAGCTTTTTGACCATGGCTCTCACGCTGATCTGTGTGTCATGTACGTCCTATGCGTTCTCACGGTTTCGTTTTAAGGGCAGAAAAAACGGTCTGATGTTGTTTCTTCTGTTGCAGATGATCCCACAATTCTCGGCCTTGATTGCGATATTTGTTTTGGCACAGATGTTGGGTTTGATTAATAGCCATCTTGCATTAGTGCTGGTTTATGTCGGCGGTATGATCCCGATGAATACGTATTTAATGAAAGGTTACTTGGACGCCATACCGAAGGATCTGGATGAATCGGCCAAAATGGATGGTGCCAGTAATATTCGTATTTTTCTGGAAATTATATTACCCATTTCAAAACCGATTATTGCCGTCGTCGCATTGTTTTCTTTCACCGGGCCATTAGGTGATTTCATTCTCGCAACCACGATTTTAAGAACGCCTGAAAATTATACCTTGCCGATCGGTTTATATAATTTGGTCGTGGAAAAAATGGGCGCAAGTTATACCACATATGCCGCAGGTGCTGTGCTGATTTCGATACCGGTCGCGCTGCTTTATTTATCACTACAAAAATACTTTGTATCTGGCTTAACAGCAGGTAGTACGAAAGGCTAA
- a CDS encoding methyl-accepting chemotaxis protein produces MASNVNLISSEIRKSIERDISVIESLDFGIIGIRDTKQKLGYEQVVKLINKTALSDKGSLDKAQSQYYINLAHDHPDGIKITQIFAKNGQAKIIISKKKNGVVDFFTINLGLIGELIDRYSVPGVYFELLDDQNNSIYSTSKSNLALKQTDTITVAGSNWHLRSYIDYGYINTIIDKINQDITKDMALCALIMLVISLMILNTQLNPLSKLKQLMESLSGHDADLTQRINLNRQDEIGDISQSVNGFIDNLQALFKNISGSNQALNEAREALDVQIGRNVSTVASYNQQSESLSGAINDIQQSSLDIQQQTHLAMTLAEQVRHQVGEAVEKGVIAENTVITLGENTAQISSSIGVMETVSQGISRILSSIQKIADQTDLLALNASIEAARAGESGKGFAVVAEEVRALASKTRSSTIEIDQFLIQFSNSSDQIVGQMSQVLKSSELSRNSTLAVIEQIQLAEQAVGEINTINSGISQASDTQCAMMKKLNSEVEVSNSLSDEITRSANAIASVHGDISRVSSALTKDVAIFKV; encoded by the coding sequence ATGGCTAGTAATGTAAATTTAATTAGTAGTGAAATCAGAAAATCGATTGAACGCGATATCTCGGTGATAGAGAGCCTTGATTTCGGCATCATCGGTATTCGTGATACCAAGCAAAAACTCGGTTATGAACAAGTTGTCAAGCTGATTAACAAAACTGCGTTAAGCGACAAAGGCAGCTTAGATAAAGCGCAATCCCAATATTATATCAACTTAGCCCATGACCACCCCGACGGGATTAAAATAACGCAAATTTTTGCAAAAAATGGTCAGGCAAAGATCATTATTTCGAAAAAGAAAAATGGGGTTGTGGACTTCTTTACTATCAATCTGGGCTTAATTGGTGAGTTAATTGATAGGTATAGTGTGCCGGGTGTTTATTTTGAATTGCTGGATGATCAGAATAATTCTATTTATTCAACCAGTAAATCCAATTTAGCGTTAAAGCAAACGGATACGATCACAGTTGCCGGTTCAAACTGGCATTTACGTTCATATATTGATTATGGCTATATCAATACAATCATCGATAAAATCAATCAGGATATTACCAAGGATATGGCACTTTGTGCATTGATTATGCTGGTGATCAGTTTAATGATCCTGAACACGCAATTAAATCCGTTATCAAAATTAAAGCAGCTCATGGAAAGTCTATCCGGCCATGATGCTGACTTAACCCAAAGAATTAATCTGAATCGCCAAGATGAAATTGGTGATATCTCTCAGTCGGTCAATGGTTTTATCGATAATTTACAGGCTTTATTTAAAAACATCTCTGGTTCGAACCAAGCGTTGAATGAAGCCAGAGAAGCGCTTGATGTGCAAATTGGACGCAATGTTTCGACGGTCGCCAGTTATAACCAGCAAAGTGAAAGTCTGTCGGGGGCTATCAATGACATTCAACAATCATCACTGGATATCCAACAACAAACACATCTGGCAATGACGTTAGCAGAGCAAGTGCGTCATCAGGTTGGTGAAGCGGTCGAAAAAGGTGTTATTGCTGAAAACACGGTGATCACCTTAGGCGAAAATACAGCACAAATCTCATCATCAATTGGTGTGATGGAGACTGTCTCGCAGGGGATCAGTCGCATTTTGAGTTCCATTCAGAAAATTGCCGATCAAACGGATTTGTTAGCGTTAAATGCATCGATTGAGGCTGCACGCGCCGGTGAATCAGGCAAGGGGTTTGCGGTTGTCGCAGAAGAAGTAAGGGCACTAGCGTCGAAAACACGAAGCAGCACCATAGAAATTGATCAGTTTTTGATTCAGTTTTCCAATTCGTCAGATCAAATTGTCGGACAAATGTCTCAGGTTCTTAAAAGTAGCGAGCTAAGCCGTAACAGCACCTTAGCCGTGATTGAACAAATTCAACTGGCTGAGCAGGCTGTCGGTGAAATCAATACCATTAACTCAGGTATTTCTCAGGCGTCAGATACCCAGTGCGCAATGATGAAGAAACTGAACTCAGAAGTTGAAGTGTCCAACTCGCTGAGCGATGAAATTACTCGAAGTGCCAATGCTATCGCGAGTGTTCATGGTGATATTAGCCGGGTTTCCTCTGCATTAACGAAAGACGTAGCGATTTTCAAAGTTTAA
- a CDS encoding carbohydrate ABC transporter permease gives MSERFKHDSGPYRSHRLTASLLALIPGFGQFYNRQFVKGMMFFILLTSFYAVTRDFISHGMWGLVTLGENLPEDNSVFLLAHGIIAALVVVFGLVVYVLSINDAYKNGKLFDEGRPLNSLRVQYRNVINAGFPYLMISPGFILLVFVVVFPIIFGFAIGFTNYNLYNSPPAKLVDWIGLKNFFNIFQINLWRNTFIDVLQWTVVWTLVASTLQCTVGVLLAILVNQKDLKFKPLIRTIFILPWAVPGFVTILIFTGMFNDSFGVINNVILDFFGIEARAWLTDPFWTKIALIMIQTWLGFPFVFAMTTGVLQAIPGDLYEAATMDGASKFQQLKTITLPLVLYSIAPILITQYTFNFNNFNIIYLFNNGGPAVIGSNAGGTDILVSWIYKLTMSSSQYGVASAITLLLSIFVVGIALWQFRMTKSFKEEAR, from the coding sequence ATGAGTGAACGTTTTAAGCATGACTCGGGACCATATCGATCCCACCGACTGACGGCCTCCTTACTTGCGTTAATACCTGGCTTTGGCCAATTCTATAACCGCCAGTTTGTAAAAGGCATGATGTTTTTCATCTTGCTCACGAGTTTTTATGCAGTCACGCGTGATTTTATTTCTCACGGCATGTGGGGGCTGGTCACACTGGGTGAAAATCTCCCTGAAGACAACTCAGTTTTCCTGCTCGCACATGGGATTATCGCTGCACTTGTGGTGGTATTTGGTTTGGTGGTGTATGTCCTGAGTATCAATGACGCTTATAAAAACGGTAAGTTATTTGATGAAGGACGCCCGTTGAACTCATTACGTGTTCAGTACCGCAATGTCATCAATGCCGGCTTTCCTTATCTGATGATCAGCCCCGGTTTTATCCTCTTAGTCTTTGTGGTGGTGTTTCCGATTATCTTCGGTTTTGCCATTGGCTTTACCAACTATAACTTGTACAACTCACCGCCTGCGAAGCTGGTTGACTGGATTGGGTTAAAGAACTTCTTCAACATTTTCCAAATCAATTTGTGGCGCAACACCTTTATTGATGTATTGCAGTGGACGGTCGTCTGGACGTTAGTTGCATCAACGTTGCAATGTACCGTCGGGGTTCTGTTGGCAATTCTGGTGAATCAGAAAGACCTTAAATTTAAACCATTGATCCGGACTATTTTTATTCTGCCTTGGGCGGTACCCGGCTTTGTGACCATTCTTATCTTTACCGGGATGTTTAACGATAGCTTTGGCGTGATCAACAACGTTATTCTCGATTTCTTCGGCATTGAAGCGAGAGCTTGGTTGACCGACCCGTTCTGGACCAAGATTGCGTTGATCATGATTCAGACCTGGCTCGGCTTCCCGTTTGTCTTTGCCATGACAACCGGTGTTTTACAGGCGATCCCCGGTGATCTGTATGAAGCCGCGACGATGGACGGTGCGAGTAAATTTCAACAGTTAAAAACGATTACATTACCGCTGGTACTGTATTCCATTGCACCGATTCTGATCACGCAATACACGTTTAACTTCAATAACTTCAATATTATTTATCTCTTTAACAATGGTGGTCCTGCTGTCATTGGGAGTAACGCGGGCGGTACCGATATTTTAGTGTCATGGATTTATAAATTGACGATGTCTTCATCGCAATACGGAGTGGCATCGGCAATCACCTTGCTACTGTCGATTTTCGTGGTCGGTATTGCATTGTGGCAATTCCGGATGACCAAATCATTCAAAGAAGAAGCGAGATAA
- a CDS encoding ABC transporter ATP-binding protein translates to MSSIQLSNVVKRFDDTQTIHNVNLSIEEGEFVVFVGPSGCGKSTLLRMIAGLEDISDGSISISGNIVNDTPPSERGVAMVFQSYALYPHMTVAENMGYSLKVNKVPKEERDRKVQLVGKALQLEHLLDRKPAQLSGGQRQRVAIGRAIVRDPKVFLFDEPLSNLDAELRVDMRLHIAKLHQELQSTMVYVTHDQVEAMTLADKIVVLRDGKVEQVGSPMDLYHHPVNRFVAGFIGSPKMNFLPCTVESWDENSLTVTLDVGRSITLPIKTAPIEIGKTLTLGIRPEHLTTSPAMITLAFQCEVIERLGGMTYIFGQCGGVDDFKYLHHGDTQVQPGESISLFASPSHLHIFEPDGSVIKFDSVQSTH, encoded by the coding sequence ATGTCTTCGATTCAATTATCCAATGTCGTAAAACGTTTTGACGATACCCAAACCATTCACAACGTAAATTTATCGATAGAAGAAGGTGAATTTGTCGTCTTTGTCGGTCCATCAGGCTGCGGGAAATCGACGCTGTTGCGTATGATCGCCGGTCTGGAAGATATCAGTGATGGGTCCATCTCTATTTCAGGAAATATCGTCAACGACACGCCCCCATCGGAACGAGGCGTCGCCATGGTATTTCAATCTTATGCGCTCTACCCGCATATGACCGTTGCAGAAAACATGGGGTACTCGTTAAAAGTAAACAAAGTGCCAAAAGAAGAGCGTGATAGAAAAGTACAACTGGTCGGCAAAGCACTCCAGTTAGAGCATCTGCTTGATCGTAAACCAGCCCAACTTTCAGGGGGTCAGCGCCAGCGCGTTGCCATCGGTCGGGCAATTGTCAGAGATCCCAAAGTCTTTTTATTTGATGAGCCGCTCTCAAATCTTGATGCCGAATTACGCGTAGACATGCGTCTGCATATCGCGAAGTTACACCAAGAACTTCAGTCAACCATGGTTTACGTGACGCACGATCAGGTCGAAGCCATGACATTGGCAGATAAAATCGTGGTACTGCGTGATGGAAAAGTTGAGCAAGTGGGGTCACCGATGGATCTGTACCATCATCCAGTGAACCGATTTGTTGCCGGATTTATCGGCTCGCCTAAAATGAACTTTCTGCCTTGTACCGTCGAGAGCTGGGATGAAAATAGTTTAACCGTCACGTTGGATGTTGGTCGCTCAATCACCCTACCGATCAAAACAGCACCCATTGAAATCGGCAAAACACTCACATTAGGGATTCGACCTGAACACCTTACGACAAGTCCGGCGATGATCACGCTGGCATTCCAGTGTGAAGTCATCGAGCGACTGGGAGGCATGACGTATATCTTTGGCCAATGTGGCGGAGTGGATGACTTTAAGTACCTCCATCATGGGGATACACAAGTACAGCCGGGTGAGTCAATTTCGTTATTTGCATCACCTTCCCATTTACACATTTTTGAACCTGATGGAAGCGTCATAAAATTTGATTCTGTACAATCAACGCATTAA